The following are encoded in a window of Halalkalicoccus jeotgali B3 genomic DNA:
- a CDS encoding histone deacetylase encodes MTDNITVYWHDRMLDHEPPKGAFKYPSTPIVAHDEVHPDRPERVENILAMINHSFPERSQIVEPERATRAEIERVHSSEYIDWIEEFCADGGGRIEDTTTGLNEATFDTARVAAGAAIGAVHDSMEGSQDLPYALCRPSGHHAQPTCADGFCFLNNAAIAAEAAIDMSADRVAIIDWDVHHGNGTQEAFYDRDDVLFVSAHHDHGSWHPEYHPQEGSLEEVGTNRGEGYNVNVPLPPGTGDRGYNHLFDRLVDPIVSEFDPTVIIVSAGQDAGAADPNGRNLVTRGGFRQLGSRVKTLADQTADGQLALIQEGGYQPSHLSFATLGVFEGILDRRVDLEHFGMDDPFEWLDEPTDLVDSWLDKAVDHHRNHWSIE; translated from the coding sequence ATGACCGATAATATAACCGTATATTGGCACGACCGAATGCTCGACCACGAGCCACCGAAAGGAGCCTTCAAATACCCATCGACGCCCATCGTCGCACACGACGAAGTCCATCCAGACCGTCCTGAACGCGTCGAGAACATTTTAGCGATGATCAACCACTCGTTTCCTGAGCGCTCGCAAATCGTTGAGCCGGAGCGGGCAACTCGTGCGGAGATAGAACGTGTTCATAGTAGTGAGTATATTGACTGGATTGAGGAGTTCTGTGCTGATGGCGGTGGCCGTATCGAAGACACGACGACTGGACTAAATGAGGCGACGTTCGACACCGCCCGAGTCGCTGCCGGAGCAGCGATTGGGGCTGTTCACGATAGTATGGAGGGGTCACAGGACCTTCCGTACGCGCTTTGCCGACCAAGCGGCCATCATGCGCAGCCGACCTGCGCGGATGGCTTTTGCTTTCTAAATAACGCTGCAATTGCAGCGGAAGCCGCAATCGATATGAGCGCTGATCGAGTCGCGATTATTGATTGGGATGTCCACCATGGAAATGGAACGCAGGAAGCGTTCTACGACCGTGATGACGTTCTCTTCGTGAGCGCCCATCACGACCACGGATCATGGCATCCTGAATACCATCCGCAGGAAGGGTCACTTGAAGAGGTCGGTACTAATCGCGGTGAGGGCTACAACGTGAACGTGCCCCTCCCACCAGGAACGGGTGATCGCGGCTATAATCATCTGTTTGATCGTCTTGTCGACCCAATCGTGAGCGAATTTGATCCGACGGTTATTATCGTCAGTGCAGGACAGGACGCGGGCGCGGCCGATCCGAACGGACGAAACCTCGTGACACGTGGGGGATTCCGGCAGCTAGGTTCGCGTGTAAAAACGCTTGCAGATCAAACAGCGGATGGTCAATTAGCACTAATCCAAGAGGGGGGGTATCAACCGTCCCACCTCTCATTTGCGACTCTTGGTGTATTCGAGGGCATTCTGGATCGACGGGTGGATCTAGAGCATTTTGGGATGGACGACCCCTTCGAGTGGCTTGACGAGCCGACCGATCTGGTCGATTCATGGCTGGACAAAGCGGTTGATCATCACCGAAATCATTGGTCGATCGAGTAG
- a CDS encoding pyridoxamine 5'-phosphate oxidase family protein, whose translation MDKSAPEDVSDSIRYQGKAVNDLEWILQFLSDQETGVLGLIDDNSPHLVTQLFVYDDDKGVIFMHGAQDGRAYSLVENGDRLRASFTTSEKGRYIPADEPVNFTVEYSSVVAYGTIDLLTGEAEKQRVLERFMAKFAPQLTKGEDYKEMTEESIGRTAVYRLDVESWSGKKGWKDPDTPGAYDLEEVSKPG comes from the coding sequence ATGGACAAGAGTGCTCCGGAGGACGTTTCTGATTCGATTCGCTATCAGGGAAAGGCGGTGAACGATTTGGAGTGGATACTTCAATTTCTTTCAGATCAAGAGACGGGTGTTCTCGGTCTTATCGACGATAATTCTCCCCACCTCGTAACACAACTCTTCGTCTATGATGACGACAAAGGGGTGATTTTCATGCACGGTGCACAGGATGGACGGGCGTACAGCCTCGTCGAAAACGGAGACCGGCTGCGAGCTTCCTTCACTACGAGCGAAAAGGGGCGGTATATCCCGGCTGACGAGCCAGTGAATTTCACTGTCGAGTACTCAAGCGTGGTCGCGTATGGAACCATTGACCTCCTCACTGGCGAGGCGGAGAAACAACGTGTTCTCGAACGATTCATGGCTAAATTCGCTCCCCAGTTGACCAAAGGAGAGGATTACAAGGAGATGACTGAAGAGTCAATCGGGCGAACGGCTGTCTATCGTCTTGATGTAGAATCTTGGAGTGGGAAAAAAGGGTGGAAAGACCCGGATACACCGGGTGCATACGATCTTGAGGAAGTCTCAAAGCCGGGGTGA
- a CDS encoding CocE/NonD family hydrolase C-terminal non-catalytic domain-containing protein has translation MAVWPTARVFAAGHRIRIDVTSSDLSWYNRNLNTGEGLTGEKMKTAEQTIYHDHERPSHICLPIVPVDVLEKRIINGPTPDEDEL, from the coding sequence ATTGCTGTATGGCCGACCGCACGTGTATTTGCAGCAGGCCACCGGATCCGAATTGACGTGACGAGCAGTGATTTGTCGTGGTATAACCGGAATCTCAACACCGGTGAGGGACTCACGGGTGAAAAGATGAAAACGGCTGAGCAGACGATCTATCACGATCACGAACGCCCATCCCATATCTGTCTCCCGATTGTGCCGGTAGATGTCCTAGAAAAACGGATCATCAATGGTCCCACCCCTGATGAGGACGAATTATGA
- a CDS encoding creatininase family protein, whose product MPDTHRLDELRHPQVESYLDRAETPTALIPVGTTEQHGEHLAMGTDAFIPTEICERIAEDVDALVGPPINYGASDMHAGYAGITYLTYRTLATVVHDIAYSLAEAGFTDIVFLSGHLTNDWAAKVGANQASHDLPEENYVYAFPYWDALSGDDMEEYLSFDAGWHANIGETAAVMAIDEDLVDLEETAFDAPDLPMDIENPAALLDHLLIGKGAYYRISETGVWGDPSDATAELGEEYFETITHAVAELINTFQDVRDEIYQRQRPDRAQEQW is encoded by the coding sequence ATGCCAGACACTCACAGGCTCGATGAGCTTCGACATCCCCAGGTCGAATCATACTTAGACCGCGCAGAGACACCAACAGCGTTGATTCCAGTCGGAACAACCGAACAGCACGGCGAGCACCTCGCAATGGGGACCGACGCATTCATTCCAACAGAAATCTGCGAACGTATTGCAGAGGACGTTGACGCGCTTGTCGGCCCGCCGATAAACTATGGCGCATCAGACATGCACGCTGGATACGCGGGCATTACCTATCTCACGTACAGAACCCTCGCAACAGTAGTGCATGATATCGCATATTCGCTGGCCGAAGCCGGGTTCACTGATATCGTATTTCTATCTGGCCATCTCACTAATGACTGGGCAGCGAAAGTTGGGGCCAATCAAGCGTCACACGACTTGCCTGAAGAGAACTACGTGTATGCATTCCCCTATTGGGATGCACTAAGCGGTGACGACATGGAAGAGTACCTGTCATTCGATGCTGGCTGGCACGCAAATATCGGTGAAACGGCAGCAGTAATGGCTATTGATGAGGATCTTGTCGATCTCGAAGAGACGGCCTTTGATGCTCCTGATCTGCCGATGGATATTGAAAACCCTGCGGCACTGTTGGACCATCTACTCATTGGCAAGGGGGCGTACTACCGGATTAGTGAAACTGGCGTCTGGGGCGATCCAAGTGACGCAACTGCAGAACTCGGCGAAGAATACTTCGAGACGATTACCCATGCTGTCGCCGAACTCATCAACACGTTCCAAGACGTTCGCGACGAAATCTACCAGCGCCAACGCCCAGACCGTGCACAAGAGCAGTGGTAA
- a CDS encoding M20 family metallopeptidase, with the protein MDPEINAWIDDQEDAIIDFLRQYITYRSPTEQEQEVQREFVEPFFTDQMEWDSIDIVDVSEEQDRPNINGRLSGKSDGEGRTLLFNGHSDIVDVSEEAAENWAKDPWDPIIEDGYLYGRGANDMKGPNTAMIWAAKAVMEADTELSGDLLMSIVVGEELNQQEYGSIAATDAFLEEGIEIPICINTEPTNLEIHTKSAATFDFTIEIQGKEVHTSQKNLTRYPQRYGIPVGQDVGVDAAMIMADILYELRDLEHQWNLRYRDQIYGSGGYQTPDTQGVGPIGINCTIMEAGDYIAAIPGHAKIEGHVFYPPFVDDRELWDEMQEVVETLAATNDWLKEHPPRMSWKSVFDWPPYEVPVDHPGCKALGTAIEATLDEQPVYSGFKAVADNSYIQHECGVDTISMGPGDISMGAHGPDEHIPTEQLMNATKVYAAMILEWCN; encoded by the coding sequence ATGGACCCAGAAATCAACGCTTGGATCGATGACCAAGAAGACGCAATAATTGACTTCCTTAGACAGTATATCACGTATCGCTCGCCAACCGAACAGGAACAAGAAGTCCAGCGAGAATTCGTTGAACCATTCTTTACCGATCAGATGGAATGGGACAGTATCGATATCGTTGATGTCTCGGAAGAGCAGGACCGGCCAAACATCAATGGTAGATTGAGTGGAAAGAGCGATGGAGAAGGGCGTACACTGTTATTTAACGGCCACTCAGATATTGTCGACGTTTCGGAAGAAGCTGCGGAAAATTGGGCAAAAGATCCCTGGGACCCTATTATAGAGGACGGTTATCTCTATGGTCGCGGTGCTAACGACATGAAGGGACCGAACACCGCGATGATATGGGCAGCAAAAGCGGTGATGGAAGCAGATACTGAACTGAGCGGTGATTTACTAATGAGTATCGTTGTTGGTGAAGAGTTGAACCAACAAGAATACGGCTCCATTGCAGCAACGGATGCGTTTCTCGAGGAAGGAATTGAGATTCCAATCTGTATCAATACAGAACCAACTAACTTAGAGATTCATACGAAGAGTGCCGCAACATTTGATTTCACTATTGAGATACAGGGCAAAGAAGTTCACACATCTCAGAAGAATCTTACACGCTATCCACAACGCTACGGGATTCCTGTTGGGCAAGACGTGGGTGTCGATGCAGCGATGATCATGGCCGATATTCTGTATGAGCTGCGTGATCTAGAACACCAGTGGAACCTCCGATATCGAGATCAGATTTACGGCAGTGGTGGGTACCAGACTCCAGATACGCAGGGTGTTGGTCCAATTGGTATCAATTGTACGATCATGGAGGCAGGAGATTACATCGCCGCAATTCCTGGGCATGCCAAAATTGAGGGGCATGTGTTTTATCCGCCGTTTGTAGACGATAGAGAGCTATGGGACGAAATGCAGGAAGTTGTGGAGACGCTTGCAGCAACAAACGACTGGTTGAAAGAGCATCCCCCACGGATGAGCTGGAAGAGTGTTTTCGACTGGCCGCCATATGAAGTGCCAGTAGATCATCCCGGATGTAAGGCACTTGGAACTGCGATTGAGGCGACACTAGATGAACAACCGGTGTATTCTGGATTTAAAGCAGTAGCCGACAATTCGTATATCCAGCATGAATGCGGTGTTGATACAATTAGTATGGGACCGGGGGACATTTCTATGGGCGCTCATGGGCCAGATGAACATATTCCGACAGAGCAGTTGATGAACGCTACCAAGGTGTATGCAGCCATGATCCTCGAGTGGTGCAATTGA
- a CDS encoding primary-amine oxidase, which produces MASDDTYPNQHPLDPLTPTEIEQAREIVDQGTEVTDETRFIEITLAEPPKNALREFEQTGTSPVRQARVIVRDKDAQRSYEGTASLDDGDLIEWTEIERGQPRMIGEEFVEVEETVTSNAEFREAVQKRGADPDLAIVTAWSAGYDFVPEDIDRSRRLAHGIAWVNATDDDEGAEAYNRPLSGIHAWVDLDDREVIKIVDTGPKNTDVVNNLKTHYYREDKRDLRDDLKPYNVVQPEGPSWEVDGNTVEWQKWHIRVGFNHREGLVLYNVAYDDDGEERSILRRASWPEVVTAYNDSDPDHDWKAPFDVGEYGIGRLANSLTEGCDCLGYMHYWDALLNDGDGEPQVIPNAICLHEEDYGTLWRHHDWRVDDDEVRRNRRLVISFISTIGNYDFAFYWYFYQDGSIEGQVRLTGCNATGLLETDQQETGYAEMVGPSHKSMLHQHVFNCRLDFELDGRRNTVREVNLKSVDYGPDGYDPTPHAESDRMRLNPHGNAAYVERTRFEREKDAQRMTNTHSGRYWEIINEDVLNEATASPVGYRLRGKSGTNTAFAMQPGSSMAKRAGFAMNHLWVTQHADDEIYPAGEYPNQNPGGEGLPSWTAENRSIANEDIVVWYNMCQTHVGVPEDWPVLPVKMLSFKLEPAGFFEENPSIDVPPEHAIKNVEHWKTENQESMDFDG; this is translated from the coding sequence ATGGCATCTGATGACACCTATCCGAATCAGCATCCCCTGGACCCACTGACTCCAACAGAAATCGAACAGGCTCGAGAGATTGTCGATCAGGGTACGGAGGTGACTGATGAGACACGGTTCATTGAAATCACTCTCGCGGAACCACCAAAGAACGCATTACGAGAATTCGAACAAACAGGCACCTCCCCTGTACGGCAGGCACGAGTAATCGTCCGCGATAAAGACGCGCAACGTTCGTACGAGGGGACCGCTTCGCTAGATGACGGAGATCTTATCGAGTGGACCGAAATCGAACGCGGACAGCCCCGGATGATCGGTGAAGAATTCGTTGAAGTCGAGGAGACTGTCACGTCCAACGCGGAATTCCGTGAGGCAGTGCAGAAACGAGGTGCCGATCCAGATCTTGCGATTGTTACTGCTTGGTCCGCCGGCTACGATTTTGTACCCGAGGATATTGATCGAAGCCGGCGACTCGCACATGGTATCGCATGGGTAAATGCTACCGATGACGATGAAGGGGCAGAAGCATATAACCGACCGCTATCAGGCATTCACGCGTGGGTTGATCTCGACGATCGCGAAGTAATCAAGATCGTCGATACCGGACCGAAGAATACGGACGTCGTGAACAACTTGAAGACTCACTACTACCGAGAAGACAAACGAGACCTCCGAGACGATCTCAAGCCCTACAACGTCGTCCAACCTGAGGGACCAAGTTGGGAGGTCGATGGGAATACCGTCGAATGGCAAAAGTGGCACATCCGCGTCGGATTCAATCACCGTGAAGGACTCGTTCTCTATAATGTCGCATATGATGATGACGGAGAGGAACGATCGATCCTCCGACGGGCGTCATGGCCCGAGGTCGTTACAGCATATAACGATTCGGATCCGGACCATGATTGGAAGGCACCGTTTGATGTTGGCGAGTACGGGATTGGTCGTCTCGCAAACTCGCTGACGGAGGGGTGTGACTGCCTCGGCTATATGCACTACTGGGATGCTCTCCTTAATGATGGTGATGGTGAGCCGCAAGTGATTCCCAATGCGATCTGTCTGCATGAGGAAGATTATGGGACTCTCTGGCGACACCATGATTGGCGTGTTGACGACGACGAAGTCCGTCGGAACCGGCGGTTAGTAATTTCATTCATCTCAACGATTGGGAACTACGATTTCGCGTTTTACTGGTATTTCTATCAGGATGGGAGCATCGAGGGACAGGTACGACTCACTGGGTGTAACGCAACTGGGTTACTCGAGACAGACCAACAGGAAACCGGGTATGCGGAAATGGTGGGTCCTAGTCACAAGTCAATGCTACACCAACACGTGTTCAACTGCCGGTTGGATTTCGAACTTGACGGCCGGAGAAACACAGTCCGTGAAGTGAACCTCAAATCTGTGGATTATGGGCCGGACGGATATGACCCAACACCCCATGCAGAGAGTGATCGAATGCGGCTGAACCCACACGGCAACGCCGCGTACGTAGAGCGAACGCGTTTCGAACGTGAAAAGGATGCCCAACGGATGACGAACACACACAGCGGGCGTTACTGGGAAATCATCAACGAGGATGTGCTGAACGAGGCAACGGCCAGTCCAGTTGGATATCGATTACGAGGTAAATCAGGGACGAACACGGCGTTTGCAATGCAACCGGGTTCATCAATGGCGAAACGAGCTGGGTTTGCGATGAATCATCTCTGGGTTACACAGCACGCTGACGATGAGATCTACCCTGCAGGCGAATATCCAAATCAAAATCCTGGCGGGGAGGGCCTCCCTTCGTGGACTGCTGAAAATCGATCCATTGCGAACGAGGACATCGTCGTCTGGTACAATATGTGCCAGACACACGTTGGAGTCCCAGAAGATTGGCCAGTTCTCCCTGTGAAAATGCTCTCATTCAAGTTAGAGCCGGCAGGGTTCTTCGAAGAGAATCCATCGATCGACGTCCCGCCGGAACACGCAATCAAGAACGTTGAGCACTGGAAGACGGAAAATCAAGAGTCGATGGACTTCGATGGTTGA
- a CDS encoding hydantoinase/oxoprolinase family protein, whose amino-acid sequence MNNTKTPARYRVGIDTGGTFTDFVSIDEESGTLTITKTSSTPQNPIDGVVNSIDESTITNETDAVSQLIHGTTVTTNALIERTGAEIGYITTDGFTDVPFIQRINRKDHYDLRWDKPEPLVERKNCHGITERVNYKGEVLEPLDEAGLRETVRELSEQGIDTYAVIFLFSYVNPEHEQRTQEIIFDENPDATVSLSHQVYSKWREYERASTTLADSYLKPDMQSYIDEFEHRMDDRDITNTAIMKSNGGVMFPDAARQNPVHTITSGPAGGVVSARYFGSSFGFDDMVSIDMGGTSCDLSILTDGEQNYTTNFELEFGLPINVPMIDIATIGAGGGSIAWIDEGGLLNVGPRSAGAQPGPACYGRGGTNPAVTDAHLVLGRLNPDFFLGGKLDLDEEAAYKTLEELGDKIEMSAEEAAASVLQITNNNMYNALSAELVERGHDPQQFAMVSFGGAGPLHAAELARKSGISNIVVPVHPGVASATGLVMADGRVDYEQTMAMRSDQYDLEQIENLFESLTRRAITDLEQEGFDGETDVTMAMGMRYLGQNYEIEVPVGFDEVTEQNLTELFDWFHQRHEHLYGFQNTDEVIEIISFKATAQQPRQSPPLEELPERDSTAKETREVYFEETGNVVTDIYDRDELGQNAVADGPAIIEDTDATTVVPPSATFETDTYGNILIELEDDR is encoded by the coding sequence ATGAACAATACAAAAACACCAGCTCGCTATCGCGTCGGAATCGATACTGGTGGGACATTCACCGACTTCGTCTCGATCGACGAAGAAAGCGGCACACTCACCATAACCAAGACGTCTTCAACACCGCAGAATCCAATCGACGGGGTTGTCAACAGTATTGACGAGTCAACGATCACAAATGAAACAGATGCGGTCTCGCAACTAATCCACGGAACAACGGTCACTACGAATGCGCTTATAGAACGGACAGGGGCTGAGATCGGCTACATCACGACTGACGGTTTCACCGACGTACCGTTCATCCAGCGGATCAACCGGAAGGATCACTACGATCTCCGGTGGGATAAGCCAGAACCGCTGGTCGAGCGGAAGAACTGTCATGGGATCACTGAGCGGGTGAACTACAAAGGTGAGGTTCTCGAACCGCTTGACGAGGCGGGGCTCCGAGAGACCGTCCGAGAACTCTCGGAACAGGGGATCGACACGTATGCGGTGATATTCCTGTTCTCATATGTAAATCCGGAGCACGAGCAGCGAACACAGGAGATTATTTTTGACGAGAATCCGGATGCGACGGTCTCGCTCTCCCACCAAGTCTATTCGAAGTGGCGAGAATACGAGCGCGCGAGTACGACACTCGCCGATTCGTATCTCAAGCCGGACATGCAATCGTACATCGATGAGTTTGAGCACCGAATGGACGACCGCGACATCACTAATACGGCGATAATGAAATCCAATGGGGGTGTGATGTTCCCGGATGCCGCGAGACAAAACCCCGTTCACACGATCACATCCGGGCCTGCCGGCGGAGTCGTCAGCGCACGTTACTTCGGATCGAGCTTTGGTTTTGATGACATGGTCAGCATCGACATGGGAGGGACTAGCTGCGATCTCTCGATACTGACCGATGGAGAACAGAACTATACCACTAACTTTGAGCTCGAGTTCGGCCTGCCGATCAACGTTCCCATGATCGATATTGCGACTATTGGGGCAGGGGGCGGGTCGATCGCCTGGATCGACGAGGGTGGGTTACTCAACGTCGGGCCGCGAAGCGCAGGCGCACAGCCCGGCCCAGCGTGTTACGGCCGCGGTGGGACTAACCCGGCCGTCACTGACGCACATCTGGTACTGGGCCGGCTCAACCCGGACTTCTTCCTCGGTGGTAAGCTTGATCTAGACGAGGAGGCTGCGTACAAGACGCTCGAGGAACTCGGCGACAAGATTGAAATGTCCGCTGAGGAAGCCGCCGCGAGCGTGCTGCAGATCACGAACAACAATATGTACAACGCGCTCTCGGCTGAGCTCGTCGAACGCGGACACGATCCACAGCAGTTCGCAATGGTGAGCTTCGGGGGTGCAGGGCCACTTCACGCCGCAGAACTCGCCCGGAAGTCCGGTATCTCAAATATCGTTGTCCCAGTTCATCCAGGTGTAGCGAGCGCGACGGGACTCGTGATGGCTGATGGTCGTGTCGACTACGAGCAGACCATGGCAATGCGGTCGGATCAGTACGACCTCGAACAGATCGAGAATTTATTCGAATCACTCACACGGCGTGCGATCACGGATCTTGAACAGGAAGGATTTGACGGCGAGACCGACGTGACGATGGCCATGGGGATGCGCTACCTCGGTCAGAACTACGAAATTGAGGTCCCAGTCGGATTCGATGAGGTGACCGAGCAGAATCTTACGGAACTCTTCGACTGGTTTCATCAACGGCACGAACACCTCTACGGGTTCCAGAACACAGACGAGGTTATCGAGATCATCTCGTTCAAGGCCACAGCACAGCAACCCCGTCAATCACCACCCCTCGAAGAGCTTCCTGAGAGGGACTCGACGGCCAAGGAGACACGAGAAGTTTATTTCGAGGAGACCGGAAACGTGGTGACCGACATCTACGACCGCGACGAGCTCGGGCAGAATGCAGTTGCTGACGGCCCCGCGATCATTGAAGACACGGACGCAACGACGGTCGTTCCACCGAGTGCAACGTTTGAGACGGACACCTATGGAAACATTCTCATCGAACTGGAGGACGACCGATGA
- a CDS encoding hydantoinase B/oxoprolinase family protein, whose amino-acid sequence MTDTTTENETNEITTDQVTLNTVSKNLVSICREMGINLKNTAYSPIFNEGLDFSCAVFDADAEMIGQAEFCPAQIGAMPFIVEWCVEELGEDAFTPGDVVLHNDPYRGGCHIPEHFVMKPAFVDGELVGFAASIGHMAEIGGKTPGGFAADATEVFQEGYRLPPVKIIEGGEDVESIWKIILNNVRTPRVTYGDLRALISSVDLGQERLEELVGRYGDEEFTDIIEDVQTYSERRMRSFIESIPNGTYEGVDYMDDDGINDGPFKLHVNMEIRDDEVIADWNGTDDQTDGPINATFGVTSSATWNAILQLYDGEGDMPVNKGSYEPIHVIAPPGTIANVDYPKPEVGGNTETHPRMVDTIYRAMAEPLPNKVAAADGSTCMNFLFGGEHPDTGEPYVNYHLEGMGWGGRPYGDGNDSVIVVNGNCRNTPVEVFETRYPWLTKKYELRQDSGGPGEYRGGLGIERIVEARAPQITVSALFDRMKNAPWGLKGGEKGGKSSITVERSDDDEFRTFDEAFGTDSPSKFADVKVTEGDRVCIRSPGGGGYGDPEDRSRAMVQEDVEEGFVSPPAAREQYGVNMASDADTADITTDGGGTADGSRSE is encoded by the coding sequence ATGACAGACACAACTACCGAAAACGAGACGAACGAGATCACGACTGACCAGGTCACCCTCAACACGGTCTCGAAGAACCTAGTCTCCATCTGCCGTGAGATGGGGATCAATTTGAAGAACACGGCCTACTCACCGATCTTCAACGAGGGGCTAGACTTCTCGTGTGCTGTCTTCGACGCTGATGCAGAAATGATTGGTCAGGCAGAGTTCTGTCCCGCACAAATCGGGGCGATGCCATTCATCGTCGAATGGTGCGTTGAGGAACTGGGAGAGGATGCATTCACCCCAGGTGACGTAGTGTTGCACAACGATCCCTACCGAGGTGGTTGTCACATCCCAGAACACTTCGTAATGAAACCGGCCTTCGTCGACGGGGAGCTTGTCGGATTCGCGGCAAGTATTGGACACATGGCCGAGATAGGTGGGAAGACGCCGGGAGGATTCGCCGCCGACGCGACCGAAGTGTTCCAAGAAGGATATCGATTGCCTCCAGTGAAGATCATCGAGGGTGGTGAAGATGTCGAGAGTATCTGGAAGATCATCCTCAACAACGTCCGGACGCCGCGGGTCACTTATGGCGATTTGCGTGCGTTGATCAGCAGCGTCGACCTCGGCCAAGAGCGGCTTGAAGAGCTAGTCGGTCGGTACGGTGACGAGGAATTCACGGACATTATCGAAGATGTACAGACCTACTCTGAGCGGCGGATGCGGTCGTTCATCGAGTCCATTCCTAACGGTACCTATGAGGGAGTAGACTACATGGATGATGACGGGATCAACGATGGTCCATTCAAGCTCCACGTGAACATGGAGATCCGCGATGACGAGGTCATCGCTGACTGGAACGGCACGGACGACCAAACCGACGGTCCGATCAATGCCACCTTCGGCGTAACAAGTTCAGCCACTTGGAACGCTATTCTTCAGCTGTACGACGGCGAAGGGGATATGCCGGTGAACAAGGGGTCCTACGAGCCGATTCACGTCATCGCACCTCCTGGAACGATTGCGAACGTGGACTACCCAAAACCCGAGGTCGGTGGCAATACGGAAACGCATCCCCGAATGGTTGACACGATATACCGGGCGATGGCGGAGCCGCTTCCGAACAAGGTGGCCGCAGCTGATGGATCGACATGTATGAACTTCCTGTTTGGCGGCGAACACCCCGACACAGGCGAGCCCTACGTCAATTATCATCTCGAGGGAATGGGATGGGGCGGTCGCCCCTACGGCGACGGGAATGACTCGGTTATCGTTGTCAATGGTAACTGTCGGAACACACCAGTAGAGGTGTTTGAGACACGGTATCCATGGCTGACGAAGAAGTACGAGCTCAGACAGGATTCCGGCGGACCTGGCGAATACCGTGGTGGCCTTGGAATCGAGCGTATCGTCGAGGCTCGCGCTCCTCAAATTACGGTCTCGGCCCTGTTCGATAGGATGAAGAACGCCCCATGGGGACTCAAGGGCGGCGAGAAAGGCGGGAAGAGTTCGATCACCGTCGAGCGCTCCGATGACGACGAGTTCCGGACCTTTGACGAGGCGTTTGGCACGGATTCACCGAGCAAGTTTGCCGATGTGAAAGTCACGGAAGGAGACCGTGTGTGTATTCGGAGTCCGGGTGGAGGTGGCTATGGCGATCCAGAGGACCGCTCTCGGGCCATGGTCCAAGAGGACGTTGAAGAAGGCTTTGTCTCCCCACCTGCTGCGCGCGAACAGTATGGGGTTAACATGGCATCAGATGCGGACACGGCGGACATTACCACAGACGGAGGTGGGACGGCTGACGGATCGCGCTCTGAGTAG